The sequence AGGGGCAACTCTCATTACCCTGCAGCACCCCGAGGCGAAGAGGGGGCAGCAGAGTTGGTTGCACAACGCCACAGTTCTGCCAGCTCTTGACCACTGTATGAGAAATGTACAAATGGGGAGCCCAAGAAAGGTCTGAGCTctgtctggctcccagcccactcGGGATGTGGAACTACTTACCCACGGAGCAGTACCAAGGTGTGGGAGGCCACAAAGCCTGCTCTTCagtgactgagccccatgtacctattcgctagtgggaagagcacagggctaaAAGTCAGAAGCTCTGGGttgttaatcccagctctgctgtgtgatcctggacaagtcatttaactcctctgtgccccagttacctcaactgtaaaatggggataaaatacctgtcctctgcCCTCtaaaccccatgtgaaacagggactggatccaatctgtttagactgtaaatattccattgcttagtacagtgcttttaagcactgtactaagacaaagACAAGACaaagcttgtctcccccttctagactgtgagcccgctgttgggtagggaccgcctctatttgttgccaacttgtacttcccaagtgcttagtacagtgctctgtacacagtaagcactcaataaatatgattgaatgaatgaatgacaaatagtaagcacttaaagtcaATTATTtcttcttcatattattattagctttcttCTCCCCTTACAATCCAGTTTGCGCTCTTTATTACTCCTAGGTTCCAAACTGCCCTCCCTTGCAACTCCCccatgtccaatcaatcaatggtatttactgagcacttagtgcagagcacagagtactaaggacttgggagagtacaatacggtttgtagacatgatctctgctctcaagtttACAatcgagcaggggagacagacacaaataaattataggtagaggGAAGCATTTGAGTTTAAAGATGCACTCAGGCCTGACCTTTTAAAGAGAAGGATCTCCCTTCAAAAGCCaccaactcctgcctctccccgttcaaagccttcctaacaAGCCACCTCTTCAATCTGACACATCAGCCATTTTAGCAATCATTCATATACATTTTACTTActttcatttttatcatttttcatCTATGCTCTTTTATTTATTGTATGTTTGgccttgccctcaaagaccttgcaACCTAAGGAGGGAGGCAGGCCTTATTAGTTTGGTTCATTCtcaagtacagtattctgcccacagaTGACTCTCAATATCAGCTGTTGACAATTGGAACTCCCCTGCAGAAATGAATATAGTGAAGTGTGGTTAGAAGGGGCTCAGCTGGGAGAATATCTCCAGCCCCCAAAGCCCCATGCCTACAGCTGGGAATGCCAGCCTCAAAGGGCAGCATTCCTTCTACCTTAGAGAGCTCCGTTCTCCCTCGCCTTGAAAATATGCAGGCACAGGGCTAGGTGGAGAATCACTTTGGGTTTATGGCTTCTTTGTCCCCAGCCAATCCTGACAAGCCTGACTGATCTAGATGGAAAGGTCAGAGCCCAGGTCCCAAACATTCAAGCAAATGTTGGGATGCGGGGGCAAGGGGatcacccctccacccccggaGATGGGAAACCATCTCAGAGAGTTGGGAGGGACTCATCCCCTGCCAGAGGTGACGGCGAGGAAGCCAGCAACACCCTGTTGGCACCAAGGTCCTCTGGAAAGTCTTAGAAGAAGCTGACTGGAACCCAGGAGGTGAGCAGAGACCAGGAGGATCGAGGAACAGGGTGAAGGCCAAAACCCAGGCTGGGCGCACAGGAGGAAGATGTGACACTATTAGCCCAGCAGCTGACACGTAAATaggatgcgcttagtacagtgctctgcacccagtaaacgctcaataaatacgattgattgattgatgcaggtgGCTGCTAAGGGCCCTACCGACTGcatctcctccatcttccctgtAGGACCCCGTTAGATTTCAGTCCCCCTCTCATTCCAGCAATAGGGGGAAGCAGCCCTTCAGGCTCCCAAGGAGAGGCACCCTGTGCTCTCGTACCCACTGCTCACCCAGAGGCCCCCACCCCTCTTACTGACTTTTTGTTAGAGGTCCGGATGATGCAGCAGCGCTCCTTCGGGTCCACACCGACACTGTAGACCTCTCTGGGGTAGGGAAGGTTACGGATCCGCCACTGGAAACTCGTCTTGGTGTCCTTCCGCAGGAAGATGGGCTGAAGAAACCAATCAGACTGTGACAAGCTCTGGCTAGGAAGGGTCATGCCTGAGCCCAGATCCCCAGCTCCTCTCCTGATGTGCGTTATGGAGGCAGCATTTTCAACCCAGACCCTTCCCCACGAACAGCCAACCCGCCTTCCCTCCAGCCCGGGCCCAACCTGCAGCCGACACCAAGCAGCGTCGCCACGACCTGGACACCCAGACGTACATTAGAGCTGCTTTCCTTGATGAGCTCAGAACCCGGTAGTCCACCAGCAGGGGCCAGAggctctcccacctccacctgccactGGCCGACGGCTCCCAGTGCGTTCTTCAGGCGCCACTTTCTTGCTGGAGAAAAGAGAATCAGATTCACAGAGCTGGCCTCATCATCACCTTTCTCCACCTCAACTAACCAAGCCAGATGAGGGGGTTGGTTTTTCTCTTTCAAAGATATCTACTGATGTTGGCCCTCCTACTTCCTTGGTGGCTAATCCAGTGTTGGATCACTCTGACAGTCGTGAAGTAATGTGGTTAGGGAGAAACGACTCAGTTTTGTACTGAGCGTGATGATAAATATTTCTGACCTAGAGATTCTTGTTCATTCTCCCTTTCATCATTACAGTTTATAATATCCTGGGTCCCTTCTGGCAGCTTTAGGACAGCTCTCGTTCATACCCTGGGTTTTATTTCAGCTATTTTATTTCAGCTTTGGTTACTGCCCAGGAAATGGCCCCATTTTGGGGCATTTTTACAGGCAGGGCTCTGAACAGGGGTGCGATCAATGACTAGTTGATAATCTCACTTCCCACCCCAACAGTAAATCAGAGCCCCAAAGCAAGGATGACCCAACCTCTGCCTAAATGAATTTGGCCTTTTTCTCTGGGGAATGATGGTGGAGTCTCCCAACGGGAGTGATGGATAAACCTCGGTTCTGAGATTTGGGGGAACAAGAATGTGACGGTGGTGTTAGAGGGCTGCTCGGTAACATTCGCACTCTttcttgataattgtggtatttgttgagcgcttactatatgccaagcactgttctaagtcctggagaagacacaatgtggcttagtggatagaacacaggcctgggagtcagagggacctgggttctaattccagctctgctactttgctgtgtgaccttgggcaagtcacctaacttctctgtgtctcagttccctcatctgtaaaatggggattaagacaacgagtcccagatgggacgggactgtgtctaacctgattaacttgtatctaccccagtgctctgtacagtgcctgggacgtattaagtgattaacaaacaccattaaaaaaaaaaaaaaagataaccaggtcagacacagtccctgtcccacacagggcttgcaatctaagtaagagaaagaacaggtactgaatccccattttacagataagctgaggcatagggaagctaagtaagttgcccaaggtcacccagcaggcatgtgtggcagatctgggattcgaacccaggtccccagtcaTATTCCTGCTAGAGTTCCAGGGGAAGCCTCCTCATCAGTTCCTCCACAGAAGAACAAGCCCCAAGCACAATCAGAGCAGCATGCTCAGCTCTACCTCCACCTTGCCCTCCCCAggtcctgtctccctcctttttgGTTTCCGTTGCTGAATTTGACAACAGGTTTCCCATGGTGAGAGACACCCGTTGCTGGTTTTCCTTGTCGCAAACCTGCACCACAATTTGATTACACGCTAGAATCGGCCCAGGGGTCTGCTGCCACCACCTCCCCTCGGCTACATGAGGTTGGGCCGGGTCAGTCCTGCCTGGGAAGGGAGCCTGGTTCTGGGGTCGCCTTAGTGGGGACTGACTGAGAGACAAGACATTAAGTGATTCTGAGAGCAGGGCTTTCTCCCACTTCAGCGAGGGCTGGCCGGGCGGACGCAGGCTTTCGCTTCCAggtgggatgggaagcagaggcccCGAGTTCTGGCCAAATTCCAGTTTGGATAATTACATTCCACTTGCCTAAATACTCCCTGTAGCTTAAATTGTATTTGGGATTCTTCTTTTCTTGCCCTAGAATACCATCATGTTGCTGGGTGGCTATTAAACAGCTGTCACAGCCCATCCCAAAAGGGTAGGCGGGAGCCTAGTGGGCCATTTATAGAGTTTGTCAAGTGCTTTGGGACAAAAGATCTCTGAGTCTACCAATGGGAGAGAGGCTGGTGGTAAAAGTATCAAAGCAAGTTGGTGATCCACACACATGTCACTGTGgaagtgtgtacgtgtgtgtttgtgtgcgtgcgcgcacacacacgttCACTAGTCCTCAGTCCCCCTTCAACACATCCAAATTCTTGGGGGCCAGTTTGATGTTTTGATCGTGAGTGGCCATTCCCCCTTCCAGAAAACGGAATCCATGTCGGGTGATGGCGAAGAGGGTACAAACAAAGCAGAAGTGGATGTGCTTGAGATCAAAAACTGGGAAAACTCTGTCCTGTAAAAATGGAGAATCTATTGGATCTTCTTAAATCACATATCACTTTCTGGCCAAGAAAAATGTTTGGGTTGTTATAGAACATTAATgattcttgtggtatttgttaagcacacactatgtgccaagcctcctGCTAAGCATTATGTTAGCCAGAACACGAAAGAAAGGCAATTAGATGCAATGACTGCCACAGAAAAGCATTCCATATTCCACTTTGCCAGCTCCATGACCAATCACATCCAGCCCTTTTAATTACATTTGAAAACTAAAAAGCAGTTGAATTCTCAAAGGTGAATTACACCTGGAAAGGGTtaaatgcccccccaccccccaataccCAACGTTTGGCATTGTGGTCCAGATAAAATTAGCTGAGGAAATCGCTCACTACTAGGGAAATCCCAGGACATCTCTCCTGAGGAAGGCAGTGTAGTCCAGGAGACATCAAttgatggtatatattgagttcttactgtgtgcagagcactgtaataagcccttgggagagtacactacagcagagttgttaggcacattccctacccacaatgagctcaaaatctagaggacaagtttactggcagtctagaggagactggAAGTGGGGTGTAATGCTTTCAAATCTGGccctgtcatttcacttctatgtctCGGTTTTGGCTTCTGAGATATAGGAAATGAGGAGTGATGGCTGATTTTCTCTCCCCCAGAGTGATGAGTTAATGCTGGCAGAATGCTGGAAATGCCATGGAGGAGAGGCAATTGCCAGTCTTTGAATTTGATATGTCCACAAAGGGCAGATGagtctgtggggtttttttttaaatcataagGGAAAAGGCTGTTTTTTAATTACCATGGGCTGAGGAGCTGGTCCGGGTGTGTTATTGGTAACTTAGCGGGCAGGCTGAGGCTTCTGTCCTTACAGTTCCTCGAGCAGTTGCTAGGCACTGCTACCTTTTATTTTTGTAGTTATATTTGTTAGGAATCCAGAGGCAGCAGTACACTGGGGGCTTCGTAAATTAAAATGGATGGTTATGATATTACTATTGTATTGGTTTGCACTGAACCAGCCTCACATGCTAAACACATCAAGATTTTTAATAGCAGCAGACAAGAACCAGCTGGGATTATGCCGAGCATTTCTTAATAAGGCGGCATCATCACTTTAGGCTTCATCCAAACATGAGCAGGATATGAGCTTTAAGTTGGAGACAAACAAAACGCAAACCCACACAGTCTGTGTTTTCAACTCTCTGGACATTTATGAGCtgtcagggagagagggaaaaaaggatATCCCCCAGCCAATTCTGTCTGACAGTAAATTCCATAAAGAAACTGGAGTCAGGAATAATAGCGAGAAAGAACTCACCCCTCAATTCTAACACTGGTCTGAGCATTTTCAGATGGAACTTAATAAAGGGACTGACATCAGAAACCAACTCAAACTCCCACTGCTTCAGGGCCCTAGCCCTTGGGTCAGATCGAACATGAAGCCCCAAGGATTCATGAAGCCGGTTCATATTAATGTGCGACTCCAGAAACTGAATTTGGAGACATCAGACGGATCTTCAGGAATGGTCACTTTAATCGATGGGGCTCCAATCCTTCTTGGAGGTGACAAGCCAGGAGGGATTGACACTTGTCTAAAACTTAATGGTGCACCGGTAAAAGTGGCAATGCCTTACTGCCAAAAGCTACCTCTCTCTCCTCCGGACCGCCAAGTCTGCCAGTGATTCTGCAGACAGCTCAGGCCAATGTAATCAATGGtatccgagtgcttactgtgtgcagaatactgtaataagcacctatGAGGCATCATTCCCTCTCCTGTAAGCTCACAGTAATGCTCTTAGGGGTGATATAAGACCAAAGAGCCATTTTGGAATAAAAATGGAGGCACAATTCAGGTAACTCAGCCTTCAGTGAAATGAaaaatttctttctctccccccataaATGAagctggtgggggaggaggttAGAGGGGAGTTCATTTTTGTCTATCCCTGTTCCTAGCCAATGCCATCCTTCTTAGGGACTAGGTTTCTTGTTCCCTCAGTAGAACTCCTAACAGTTCACAGCATCTAAGTGGTCAAAACAGAATGATCCAGAACATTCATGCGGCCCTGTTTCTCCCTTAAGCCCAAATATCATGGAGTTGGGAGTTTACCAGGGCCTTCCCCTTACCAAGCAGCACACTGGTATTCACGTCATAGTCTTCTGCCATTTCTTTCCCATCAGGAAACAAGTAATgcactttccttcttcctaaaTCGAAAACACAATAAATTTCATTGGCTTCCAAAACACAAGAATTCAGGTCAATGATTTTCAACTGATGATACCAGTATTATTAATGATACAGTCCAAGCCTCTCTGTAGTAGAGATTTGCCttgaatattcaatcaatcatcaatcaaggtatttactgtgtacagagcaccgtactaagtgcttgggagagtacaatacaacagtgttcatagatatatttcctgcccataatgagctagagGGGAAGATCGACATTAACAGAGAAAGGTTACTTCAGACAGCTGGCCTCCTAAATGAAGATGTGTGAAATACTCTAAGCAGTGCTTAGATGAATAACTGGCTATTAATTCAGACTCAGACCCTGGCCCCACAAGGGGTTTGCAATCTAAAAGTCGAACGGGCAGGTatagtgggggaaaaaaacaatacAGTAAATTAACCAAAATCTGTTACTGCTAAAAGAAAGTCTACCACCTGCGTGGGAGGTATAGAGAAATGACTGATAACCACTCTTCATAAAGGCTGAAAAAGGTCTGATCCAAAAGCTTCTTCAcacccccacttcaatcaatggaatttattgagtgccttctgcgtGCACAGTACTCTACTAAACTCTTAGCAAACTACAATAcggatgagttggtagacatgttcggttcccacaaggtgcttacagtctatagggagacattaaaatagattttggatgggtgaaatagtagagtattggaATATTTACAAAAGTAATTGGCATTTGGGGTTATCCCTTCCTACATTGCAGTTCAGAGTACCAGTAAAACTGCCCGTCTACCTTGCAGATAATCCATTTATACTCCTAAAGCACGGCTGCAGTGTCCCACACATTATAACTCCTCTCCACCACAGCACCTTTCTGCTTTATCCCTAGCTCCCTCACTAGATAATAAGGTGTACAACTTCTCGTCTCTACACCTGAGAACTGCCAACATTTTACCAACAAAACTCGGGAGCagctgggggaggcaggcaaatgGCCACTTCACAGACTAAGGCACATAAAAGGGAAGATTGAGCGGAACAAGCTCAGGCAACTAGCGGGAAGAAGGTGGGCTGGGGAGTTGACTTGGCATCCTAAACTATGCCCTGCAGATGGGTTCCTTTACAGCTCAAGACACCAAAAAACCCTTTGGAGACCTCATTTGGTGTAAGATGAGATCAGAGACCTAAAAATTCCTGCACATTCAGTTCAGATAGGGTCTCCGTCCCCCTCACTTGGGTGTTCCAGCAGGGCAGAGGGTGCAGAGCAGAGATTGTTGGGGGTGTAGGAGATGAGGCACATAGGTGGAAGGAGTCCCTAGGGGACCATGGCGTGGGGCGGAGGCTCTGAAGAAGAGGGCAGATTGCCAGGCCGAGGAGGTGGGTGGCACTGAAGGGAAGAACCGAGATTTGGGGGGAGGAAGGCCCGGAGATGGGGAGGGCtttgaggggattcattcattcaatggtatttattgagcgcttactgtgtgcacagcactgtactaagcgcttggaaagtacaagtgggcaacatacagagacggtccctacccaacagggggctcacagtctagaagggggagacagagaacaaaacatattaacaaaataaaatagaataataaatccgtacaaacatatatacatatatacacttgctgtggggaggggaaggaggtaaggcggggggaatggggagggggaggagggggagaggaaggaaggggctgagtgtgggaaggcctcctggaggaggtgagctctcagtagggccttgaagggaggaagagagctaacttggtggatgtccggagggagggcattccaggccagggggatgaatgaggggatcaccctcattcattcaacgtatttattgagcgcttactgtgcgcaaagtactgtactggagaagcaagatggctcagtggaaagagcccgggctttggagtcagaggtcatgggttcaaatcctggctctgccacttgtcagctgtgtgacttcgggcaagtcacttcacttctctgggcctcagttccctcacctgtaaaatggggatgaagactgcgagccccacgtgggacaacctcattaccttgcattcattcattcattcaatcgtatttattgagcgcttcctgtgtgcagggcactgtattaagcgcttgggaagtacaagttggcaacatatagagacggtccctacccaaccttcacagtctagaagggggagacagagaacaaaacacattaacaaaataaatagaatatgtacaaataaaatagaataataaatacgtacaaacatatatacatatatacagttgctgtggggaagggaaggaggtaaggtggggaggaaggggagaggaaggctctATCCAAggttgtccctacccaaccttgtatctaccccagcgcttagaacagtgctttgcacatggtaagcgcttaacaaataccaacatttttttttttactaagcgctcggaaagtacaagtcggcaacatatagagacggtccctacccaaccttgtatctaccccagcgcttagaacagcgctttgcacatagtaagcacttaacaaataccaactttttttttactaagagctcgggagagcacaaccaCGAACAGACATATTctgtgcccacagcgagctcgcacTCTGGGAGCAACGGGGGCTGAAAGGAAGGCCCCCCTCCCCGGAAAAAGGGAGGGGTGTTGGAGGGGACACTGAGGGATTCGTTGTCCGGGCTGCGGCCCTCCCCACCGCGTTACCGTCCTGCAGGAGGGCCGTCTTCTCGGAGGCCCGCAGGCTCTCCAGCCAGGCCGGCGGCGCCATGATGCCCACGCCCGCGGGTTACCATAGCAACCGCCGCGGCCTACACCACTTCCGATGATCCCGGAACCAGTCCTGGCCTTCCATGCCAGTCCGCTTCCCTCCCGTTGGCTGCAGCGGGGAGGGACGGCTGGTAAGTAGCCCCGGGCCACGGCCCCGCAGTCGCCCCCTCCATCCGGTCGGAGCCTGGGGGACCCCTACATTGGCACGGAtcgggggtcggggggaaagAAGCCTTTTCCAaacatgggctttggcgtcagaggtcaagggttcaaatcccggctccgccagttataagctgtgtgactctgggcgagtcacttctctgggcctcagttacctcctctgtaaaataataataactttggtattaagcgcttactatgtgcaaagcactgttctaagcgctggggaggtgacagggtgatcaggttgttccacagggagctcacagtcttaatccccattttccagatgaggtaactgaggcacagagaaggtaagtgacgtgcccaaagtcacccagctgacaattggcagagctgggatttgaacccatgacctctgactccaaagcccgtgctctttccactgagccacgctgtgagcccgcccgtgagacaacctgatcaccttgtaacctccccagcgcttagaacagtgctttgcacatagtaagcgcttaataaatgccattattattactattattattattttctgccccCCAGGCCGGGAGCTGGGAGTTCCTTATCCCTGGCCTGGCCCCCAACtcatctttaagactgtgagccccccgtgggacaacctgatcaccttgtaacctccccagcgcttagaacagtgctttgcacatagtaagcacttaataaatgccattattattattattattattattattattttccaccccCCAGGCCGGGAGCTAGGAGTTCCTTATCCCTGGCCTGGCCCCCAACtcatctttaagactgtgagccccccgtgggacaacttgatcaccttgcaacctccccagtgcttagaacagagctttgcacatagtaagcg comes from Tachyglossus aculeatus isolate mTacAcu1 chromosome 16, mTacAcu1.pri, whole genome shotgun sequence and encodes:
- the DPCD gene encoding protein DPCD yields the protein MAPPAWLESLRASEKTALLQDGRRKVHYLFPDGKEMAEDYDVNTSVLLARKWRLKNALGAVGQWQVEVGEPLAPAGGLPGSELIKESSSNPIFLRKDTKTSFQWRIRNLPYPREVYSVGVDPKERCCIIRTSNKKYYKKFSIPDMDRYQLPLDGAALSFTYANCTLIITYQKPKEILAAEEELQKELKKVKTAGHGDGDCKTQ